From the genome of Candidatus Hydrogenedentota bacterium:
CTCGCGGCCATGCAGCGCGCCGGCTGCACCGGGGTCTTTGTAGGCCTCGAAACGTTCAATCCCGAAGCCCTGGCGTCGCAACAGAAAGCTTTCAACACCCCCGAGAAGTACCGGCAGGCCGTCGCGGCGTTCCACCGCCACGGCATGTACGTCGAGGCGGGGGTCATGGTCGGCTTCGACCATGATACGCCTGACGTGTTTCGCGACACGCTCGAAGCTCTGGAACGCGCCCGTATTGATGCCATCCAGCTGGCTATCGTGACCCCTCTCCCCGGCACCCCGCTCTTCGAATCGATGAAGGACCGGCTCGCGGACCGCAATTGGGAACACTACGATTACCGTCATGCGGTGTTCGCGCCCGCGCAATTGAGCCGTAACGAATTGCAGGACGGGGCGGACTGGCTGATCCGGGCGTTCTATTCGCCGTGGCGGATAGTCCGGCGCATTCCCCGGTGGATGAGCGTTCCCGGAGGCTGGCGCCTGTGGGTATATCCTCTTGTGCTGAATCTCGCCTACCTGGGCCGCGTGTTTCGCTTCGAGATTGGCGGCTCGAACCCCGCCCGTCAGTGGACGAGTTGGCGGCGGGTCTGCTCGAACGTTATCCAGAATCTCCGCAGCACGTGGAACGTTCTCGGGTCCGGTTCCAGGTCCGAGTATTGGGATCGCACGTAGAGCTGGGTGAGGTTCAAGGCTTCGTCGCGCAGCCCCTCCAGTTCCTTTGGGAACGACTGGATAAACTCGTAGGGCGTCTGGTGCTCGCGGCGGGGCACGCCAATATCGCAGGCGAGGGCGCACAGGGCGTCGTAACTGGTGGCGACTGCCTGAGCAATACCGGCGCGGCCGCGCGGCTCGCCTTGAGCCATTGGATTGGAGTACCGGATTGATTTCGATACCGACCGGCTGATTCGTATGCGCCGCTTGAACTTCGGCAGGCTTGGCCATCGCGCCAGCCGGAGAAGCATGCGGTCCAGCCCGTCGAAGATCTTGACCAGCCAACGGGGAAGATGCCGCCGGCGCCGCGCCAGCGCGAAGGCCAGCGCCCCGAGACCCCGCAGAATGCCGTACAACACGAACAGGCCCAGTACCGCAAGCACAACACAGCCCACGTCGCGGCTGATCTCGGCCAGCCGGGCTTCTTCCTCCGGTGTGACCTGGACGAGCGACAGCCGGAACGTCGAGCCTTTGTTCCATGGGTCGTATTGGTGTTCCCCGACATGCAGGAGGGGCGGCCACGAGGGTTTGGGAAGCGCCGCGGCCCCGAACAGCACGAACAACATCAGTATCGTCCCCAAACCCACCCAGAACGGCCCGATGCCCCCTGGGATCGTCACCCGGCGGTTGCGGAAATAGGCGCGTATCCCCCCGAGGCTTGTCAGCATGAGCAGCGACAATGCGGAGAGCAGGTAGACGATCAGGAGCGCCCATCCGCTGAAGATGAGCCTCCCTCCGCCGTGGCCCAGGATCCGGGGGCCTATCGCGAACACGAACACCACGGGCGCCGTGAAATAGAAAACCGAGATACCCGGATGGCGCTTCTGCAACCGTTTCGCCGGCGCTTC
Proteins encoded in this window:
- a CDS encoding DUF4129 domain-containing protein; the protein is MKSHRPESDGTTGTPEKYEATDFASLMEAPVAQQQKPKKPVATDFASLKSALPESRVKRWQKHTATDWLIDALIPLMIFLMVLSFVMFLLDIRYVYTEVSDKNIRAFALFLVLGVVALNRVIARDGTEESLVYFVLLAAVTGFYTFITTGAYEVGSVAGKFMNQPFVATGFNMTLVILLWWATNRLMHECCVDENLTAGDIGILTGTARRMLKATRAAPKAPRKSATSNKWFELEAYDPAEAPPKRETVSKKLEAPAKRLQKRHPGISVFYFTAPVVFVFAIGPRILGHGGGRLIFSGWALLIVYLLSALSLLMLTSLGGIRAYFRNRRVTIPGGIGPFWVGLGTILMLFVLFGAAALPKPSWPPLLHVGEHQYDPWNKGSTFRLSLVQVTPEEEARLAEISRDVGCVVLAVLGLFVLYGILRGLGALAFALARRRRHLPRWLVKIFDGLDRMLLRLARWPSLPKFKRRIRISRSVSKSIRYSNPMAQGEPRGRAGIAQAVATSYDALCALACDIGVPRREHQTPYEFIQSFPKELEGLRDEALNLTQLYVRSQYSDLEPDPRTFHVLRRFWITFEQTRRQLVH